In Vigna unguiculata cultivar IT97K-499-35 chromosome 3, ASM411807v1, whole genome shotgun sequence, a single genomic region encodes these proteins:
- the LOC114177117 gene encoding NAC domain-containing protein 7-like: MNTFSHVPPGFRFHPTDEELVGYYLRKKVASKRIDLDVIKDVDLYKIEPWDLQELCKIGTDEQSDWYFFSHKDKKYPTGTRTNRATKAGFWKATGRDKAIYSKHCLIGMRKTLVFYKGRAPNGQKSDWIMHEYRLETNENGTPPEEGWVVCRVFKKRMTTMQKVGEYDQSPCWYDEQVSFMQDFESPRRISQPYASYHHHHPCKPELMELQYNNIPHDAFLQLPQLESPKLTHSAPTLSCSSVVPFAYETSNNKSNGSTLQFSSLTQEEQIQYCHQQSQNSLYCTNDNAVDQVTDWRVLDKFVASQLSHHNQDVSKETSYSNAPIFQVAEQISVVTNGSKKEQISQEYASTSTSSCQIDLWK, encoded by the exons ATGAACACATTTTCGCATGTACCTCCAGGCTTTCGGTTTCATCCCACCGATGAAGAGCTTGTAGGTTACTACCTTAGGAAAAAGGTAGCGTCTAAAAGGATTGATCTAGATGTGATCAAAGATGTAGATCTGTATAAGATTGAGCCATGGGATCTCCAAG AGTTATGCAAAATAGGAACAGATGAACAAAGTGACTGGTATTTCTTCAGTCATAAAGATAAGAAATACCCAACTGGAACTCGGACGAATAGAGCAACAAAAGCAGGATTTTGGAAAGCGACGGGAAGAGACAAGGCAATATACTCTAAGCATTGCTTGATTGGCATGAGAAAAACTCTTGTGTTTTACAAAGGAAGAGCTCCGAATGGACAGAAGTCTGATTGGATCATGCATGAGTACAGACTAGAAACTAATGAAAATGGAACTCCTCCG GAAGAAGGCTGGGTTGTGTGCAGAGTGTTCAAGAAGCGAATGACTACAATGCAGAAAGTGGGAGAGTATGATCAGTCACCATGTTGGTACGATGAGCAAGTTTCCTTCATGCAAGATTTTGAATCCCCCAGACGCATTTCTCAGCCTTATGCATCATACCATCACCACCACCCATGCAAACCCGAGCTCATGGAATTGCAATACAACAACATCCCCCACGATGCATTCCTCCAACTTCCGCAACTCGAAAGCCCCAAACTAACTCACTCAGCACCCACTTTGAGTTGCAGCTCCGTTGTCCCTTTTGCCTATGAAACCAGCAACAACAAAAGCAACGGAAGCACCTTGCAGTTCTCATCACTCACTCAGGAAGAACAGATACAATACTGCCACCAACAGAGTCAAAATTCCCTCTACTGTACCAATGATAATGCGGTTGACCAAGTCACAGATTGGCGAGTGCTTGACAAATTTGTTGCTTCTCAGCTCAGTCACCACAACCAAGATGTTTCCAAGGAGACCAGTTATTCCAATGCACCTATTTTCCAAGTGGCTGAACAAATTTCTGTGGTAACCAATGGATCCAAAAAGGAGCAAATTTCCCAGGAATATGCTTCGACATCTACCTCCAGTTGCCAGATTGACCTGTGGAAGTga